Proteins encoded in a region of the Dreissena polymorpha isolate Duluth1 chromosome 6, UMN_Dpol_1.0, whole genome shotgun sequence genome:
- the LOC127834208 gene encoding E3 ubiquitin-protein ligase RNF13-like isoform X1, translated as MTGKMDYYQIGVLLNLVLLINADIFVRRGNDTMESYFDMMSSFGPEIGREGVKGYVYVVSPADACSPVQPPPPLPNNQTMNWIALIMRDNCTFVEKVANVQRVGYRVAIVYNNGHDANRNGLISMGGDGQDIKIPSVFIGWDDGVEIREQFCYNCSSSMYYLFIDDHEHDNYTSYMLWPFAVVVGVCFVLMLTFLLVKWCRDARRRKRSRLPSKHLKKIPTKKFKKGDEYDVCAICLDDYEEGDKLRLLPCSHVYHTKCIDPWLTKNKRSCPICKRKVIPGNDPDDSSDSSDEESGNTERTPLLSNASLGQNSPGNRRSTFDNSGLPTPVRVGVVNEAHTSSSHESEDSESEMGAVGGIRHLKLGKENPLLSLGKSPADEFKPTNERSPAKSTANQKRADKELNESGGSGQSGKAVASDDLIDIHDDDGERFDSERVESESYREESESEGEEFACHDTEVIVRDGGKEVRHGNGVV; from the exons AT GACAGGCAAAATGGATTATTACCAGATTGGGGTTCTGTTAAATCTGGTGTTGCTGATCAATGCAGATATCTTCGTA AGAAGAGGAAATGACACCATGGAGTCCTATTTCGACATGATGTCTTCCTTTGGACCTGAGATTGGAAGAGAAGGAGTTAAG GGCTATGTTTATGTAGTGAGTCCAGCGGATGCCTGCTCGCCTGTACAgccacccccacccctccccaaCAATCAAACGATGAACTGGATAGCCCTCATCATGAGGGACAACTGCACTTTCGTTGAAAAG GTGGCGAATGTCCAGAGAGTCGGCTATAGGGTGGCGATTGTCTATAACAACGGGCACGATGCCAACAGGAATGGATTAATATCGATGGGCGGGG ATGGCCAGGATATCAAGATCCCCTCCGTGTTCATTGGCTGGGATGATGGAGTCGAAATAAGGGAGCAGTTCTGCTACAACTGTTCGTCATCCAT GTACTACCTGTTCATAGATGATCATGAGCATGACAACTATACCTCATACATGCTGTGGCCGTTTGCAGTGGTCGTGGGAGTCTGCTTTGTGCTGATGCTTACCTTCTTG CTGGTCAAGTGGTGTCGTGATGCGAGACGCAGGAAACGCTCTCGGCTTCCATCCAAACATCTGAAGAAGATACCAACAAAGAAGTTCAAAAAGG GTGATGAGTACGATGTATGTGCCATCTGCCTGGATGATTATGAGGAGGGAGACAAGCTGCGTCTGTTGCCTTGTAGCCACG TCTACCACACCAAGTGCATTGATCCTTGGCTAACTAAGAACAAACGGAGCTGCCCTATCTGTAAGCGCAAGGTGATCCCGGGAAACGATCCTGACGACTCCAGTGACTCTTCGGACGAGGAGTCTGGAAACACGGAAAGAACCCCGTTGCTTAGTAATGCATCATTGGGTCAGAACTCACCTGGTAACAGGAGGTCAACATTTGATAATTCAG GTTTGCCTACTCCAGTGCGTGTAGGGGTTGTAAACGAGGCCCACACTTCAAGTTCCCATGAGTCTGAAGACTCGGAGTCAGAGATGGGGGCAGTAGGCGGAATCAGACATTTAAAGCTCGGCAAGGAGAATCCTCTCCTTTCATTGGGCAAGTCTCCTGCTGACGAATTCAAACCGACTAATGAGAGGAGCCCTGCCAAGTCCACAGCCAATCAGAAGAGAGCTGATAAAGAGCTGAATGAGTCTGGCGGGAGTGGCCAGTCAGGGAAGGCAGTGGCTTCGGATGACTTGATTGACATTCATGATGATGATGGGGAGAGATTTGATAGTGAGAGGGTGGAGTCGGAAAGTTATAGGGAGGAGTCAGAGAGTGAAGGGGAGGAGTTTGCGTGTCATGACACAGAGGTGATTGTCAGAGATGGTGGGAAAGAGGTGAGGCATGGCAATGGAGTCGTTTAA
- the LOC127834208 gene encoding E3 ubiquitin-protein ligase RNF13-like isoform X2, whose protein sequence is MTGKMDYYQIGVLLNLVLLINADIFVRRGNDTMESYFDMMSSFGPEIGREGVKGYVYVVSPADACSPVQPPPPLPNNQTMNWIALIMRDNCTFVEKVRNVQAWSIAAIVSNNRNHNHLEHMSGDGQDIKIPSVFIGWDDGVEIREQFCYNCSSSMYYLFIDDHEHDNYTSYMLWPFAVVVGVCFVLMLTFLLVKWCRDARRRKRSRLPSKHLKKIPTKKFKKGDEYDVCAICLDDYEEGDKLRLLPCSHVYHTKCIDPWLTKNKRSCPICKRKVIPGNDPDDSSDSSDEESGNTERTPLLSNASLGQNSPGNRRSTFDNSGLPTPVRVGVVNEAHTSSSHESEDSESEMGAVGGIRHLKLGKENPLLSLGKSPADEFKPTNERSPAKSTANQKRADKELNESGGSGQSGKAVASDDLIDIHDDDGERFDSERVESESYREESESEGEEFACHDTEVIVRDGGKEVRHGNGVV, encoded by the exons AT GACAGGCAAAATGGATTATTACCAGATTGGGGTTCTGTTAAATCTGGTGTTGCTGATCAATGCAGATATCTTCGTA AGAAGAGGAAATGACACCATGGAGTCCTATTTCGACATGATGTCTTCCTTTGGACCTGAGATTGGAAGAGAAGGAGTTAAG GGCTATGTTTATGTAGTGAGTCCAGCGGATGCCTGCTCGCCTGTACAgccacccccacccctccccaaCAATCAAACGATGAACTGGATAGCCCTCATCATGAGGGACAACTGCACTTTCGTTGAAAAG GTACGCAATGTCCAGGCCTGGAGTATAGCGGCCATTGTGTCCAACAACCGCAACCATAATCATCTTGAACATATGAGTGGAG ATGGCCAGGATATCAAGATCCCCTCCGTGTTCATTGGCTGGGATGATGGAGTCGAAATAAGGGAGCAGTTCTGCTACAACTGTTCGTCATCCAT GTACTACCTGTTCATAGATGATCATGAGCATGACAACTATACCTCATACATGCTGTGGCCGTTTGCAGTGGTCGTGGGAGTCTGCTTTGTGCTGATGCTTACCTTCTTG CTGGTCAAGTGGTGTCGTGATGCGAGACGCAGGAAACGCTCTCGGCTTCCATCCAAACATCTGAAGAAGATACCAACAAAGAAGTTCAAAAAGG GTGATGAGTACGATGTATGTGCCATCTGCCTGGATGATTATGAGGAGGGAGACAAGCTGCGTCTGTTGCCTTGTAGCCACG TCTACCACACCAAGTGCATTGATCCTTGGCTAACTAAGAACAAACGGAGCTGCCCTATCTGTAAGCGCAAGGTGATCCCGGGAAACGATCCTGACGACTCCAGTGACTCTTCGGACGAGGAGTCTGGAAACACGGAAAGAACCCCGTTGCTTAGTAATGCATCATTGGGTCAGAACTCACCTGGTAACAGGAGGTCAACATTTGATAATTCAG GTTTGCCTACTCCAGTGCGTGTAGGGGTTGTAAACGAGGCCCACACTTCAAGTTCCCATGAGTCTGAAGACTCGGAGTCAGAGATGGGGGCAGTAGGCGGAATCAGACATTTAAAGCTCGGCAAGGAGAATCCTCTCCTTTCATTGGGCAAGTCTCCTGCTGACGAATTCAAACCGACTAATGAGAGGAGCCCTGCCAAGTCCACAGCCAATCAGAAGAGAGCTGATAAAGAGCTGAATGAGTCTGGCGGGAGTGGCCAGTCAGGGAAGGCAGTGGCTTCGGATGACTTGATTGACATTCATGATGATGATGGGGAGAGATTTGATAGTGAGAGGGTGGAGTCGGAAAGTTATAGGGAGGAGTCAGAGAGTGAAGGGGAGGAGTTTGCGTGTCATGACACAGAGGTGATTGTCAGAGATGGTGGGAAAGAGGTGAGGCATGGCAATGGAGTCGTTTAA